A genomic region of Thermodesulfobacteriota bacterium contains the following coding sequences:
- the gspM gene encoding type II secretion system protein GspM encodes MRLSSREKIAVGAGGACLAAVAFWLGVWEPAQAHVDLQKRRVQAKRAEYREVQELAGRHESLRTRIEGIEANLRRSRDFSILSYLEGLARRQQLQDRIVQMRPRPGEASRYYSENGVEIRMERVRLPELVRYLFEVENSPELLRVKQIQIRPRFDDPDLLDVRFQVSAYEPLEAT; translated from the coding sequence GTGCGCCTCTCCTCCCGAGAGAAGATCGCCGTGGGCGCCGGCGGCGCCTGTCTGGCGGCGGTAGCCTTCTGGCTCGGGGTGTGGGAGCCCGCCCAGGCCCACGTGGACCTCCAGAAGCGCCGGGTGCAGGCCAAGCGCGCCGAGTACCGGGAGGTGCAGGAGCTGGCGGGCCGCCACGAGAGCCTGCGCACCCGCATCGAGGGCATCGAGGCCAACCTCCGGCGCAGCCGCGACTTCTCGATCCTGTCGTACCTGGAAGGCCTGGCGCGGCGGCAGCAGCTTCAGGACCGGATCGTCCAGATGCGTCCCCGCCCCGGCGAGGCCTCGCGGTACTACAGTGAGAACGGCGTGGAGATCCGCATGGAGCGGGTGCGCCTGCCGGAGCTCGTGCGCTACCTGTTCGAAGTGGAGAATTCCCCGGAGCTCCTGCGGGTGAAGCAGATCCAGATCCGGCCGCGCTTCGATGACCCCGACCTCCTGGACGTGCGCTTCCAGGTGTCGGCCTACGAACCCCTGGAGGCAACCTGA